Within the Micromonospora citrea genome, the region TGGCGCGGCGGCGACGACCTCGCCGCCGCCGTCCGGGCCGACCTCGCCGACGAGGCCCTGTCGGTGTACGCGATCGAGCACGACGGCCGGGTGGTCGGCGCGATCCAGTGGTACGCCGAGGACGACCCGGACTACCGGCACGCCAGCATGGACGTCTTCCTCGACCCGGCGGTACGCGGCGCGGGGCTGGGCGGGGACGCGATCCGCACCCTGGTCCGACACCTGATCGACGAGCACGGCCACCACCGGTTCACCATCGACCCGGCGGCGGCGAACACGGCTGCCGTCCGGGCG harbors:
- a CDS encoding GNAT family N-acetyltransferase — protein: MLRGRAVTLRPATAGDVPALAAIRATPEVRRWWRGGDDLAAAVRADLADEALSVYAIEHDGRVVGAIQWYAEDDPDYRHASMDVFLDPAVRGAGLGGDAIRTLVRHLIDEHGHHRFTIDPAAANTAAVRAYAKVGFRPVGVLRRYERGEDGRWHDGLLMDLLADELAD